In Monodelphis domestica isolate mMonDom1 chromosome 4, mMonDom1.pri, whole genome shotgun sequence, one DNA window encodes the following:
- the RSPH6A gene encoding radial spoke head protein 6 homolog A isoform X1, translating to MADDEDPNRSHPRSRRESEDKRGSIPRGSASNSGYPFARRGSLAVPLQYEEGEEEEEEEEEEVVEAEMEEEHRVPFMERLDTQDFQQLAGMAPSHLSMPEPFPGMDAAQYGLFGALEHQVGSMFQPQPVLSSSSFQLQEEGFHGPYARDDPRYMGSHVDPNYGPFDFELPEPDPRELMIQNAKAYLLKTSVKCDLSLYEHLVNLLTKILNERPEDPLAILESLNRTVQQEWFHKKLDTLRDDPEMQPTYEMAEKQKNLFLRGAGEGEQEMEEEVTDIPVPNVIEAAFYFEQAGVGMNSDETFRIFLSLKQLVEQQPIQTCRFWGKILGLYRNYLVAEVEFREGEEEEEEEETEEMVEGAAEGMEGRPEEEGEDEEEKEVDEPPKSTWKPPPVIPREDSRTGTNKFLYFVCNEPGQSWTKLPHVTPTQIVHARKIKKFFTGRLDTPIVSYPPFPGIEANYLRAQIARISAGTQISPLGFYQFGEEEGDEEEEGGAGRDSYEENPDFEGIPVAELVDSLANWVHHTQHILPQGRCTWVNPNQKTEEEEELGEEEEKADEPEEVEQEIGPPLLTPLSEDAEIMQLAPWTARLSCNICPQYSVAVIRSNLWPGAYAYAIGRKFENIYIGWGHKYSQENFNPALPPAVQLEYVSGAETMEIADPTVEEEAALKAAQEQALAAAEEEEEEEDEEDDEVDD from the exons ATGGCGGACGATGAAGATCCCAACAGGTCCCACCCCCGCTCCCGAAGGGAGAGCGAAGACAAGCGTGGCAGCATTCCTCGGGGCTCAGCCAGCAATTCAGGCTACCCTTTCGCCCGCCGAGGCAGCCTGGCAGTCCCACTCCAATATGAGGAgggcgaggaggaggaggaggaggaggaggaggaagtggttGAGGCTGAGATGGAGGAAGAGCATCGGGTGCCCTTCATGGAGAGGCTGGACACCCAGGACTTCCAACAACTGGCCGGCATGGCCCCGAGCCACCTCAGCATGCCAGAGCCCTTCCCGGGGATGGATGCTGCCCAATATGGGCTCTTTGGGGCGCTGGAACACCAAGTGGGCTCCATGTTCCAGCCCCAGCCTGTGCTGTCCTCAAGCAGCTTCCAGCTCCAAGAGGAGGGCTTCCACGGCCCCTACGCCAGGGACGATCCCCGCTACATGGGCTCTCATGTGGACCCCAACTACGGGCCCTTCGACTTCGAGCTGCCGGAGCCCGACCCGCGGGAACTGATGATCCAGAACGCCAAGGCTTACCTGCTGAAGACCAGCGTCAAGTGTGACCTCAGCCT GTATGAACATCTGGTGAACTTGCTGACCAAGATCCTGAACGAGCGGCCAGAGGACCCCCTGGCCATCCTGGAGTCCCTGAACCGCACGGTCCAGCAGGAGTGGTTCCACAAGAAGCTGGACACCCTGAGGGACGACCCCGAGATGCAGCCCACCTACGAGATGGCCGAGAAGCAGAAGAACCTGTTCCTCCGAGGGGCTGGAGAGGGAGAGCAGGAGATGGAAGAAGAGGTG ACAGACATCCCGGTGCCCAACGTCATCGAGGCGGCCTTCTACTTCGAGCAGGCGGGCGTCGGGATGAACTCGGACGAGACGTTCCGCATCTTCCTGTCGCTCAAGCAGCTGGTGGAGCAGCAGCCCATCCAGACGTGCCGCTTCTGGGGCAAGATCCTGGGCCTCTACCGCAACTACCTGGTGGCCGAGGTGGAGTTCCGGGAgggcgaggaggaggaggaggaggaggagaccgAGGAGATGGTGGAGGGCGCCGCCGAGGGCATGGAGGGCCGCCCGGAGGAGGAGGGCGAGGacgaggaggagaaggaggtggACGAGCCACCCAAGTCCACGTGGAAGCCGCCGCCCGTGATCCCCCGCGAGGACAGCCGCACCGGGACCAACAAGTTCCTCTACTTCGTGTGCAACGAGCCGGGCCAGTCGTGGACCAAGCTGCCCCACGTGACGCCCACGCAGATCGTCCACGCCCGCAAGATCAAGAAGTTCTTCACCGGCCGCCTGGACACGCCCATCGTCAGCTACCCGCCCTTCCCCGGCATCGAGGCCAACTACCTGCGCGCGCAGATCGCCCGCATCTCGGCCGGCACGCAGATCAGCCCGCTCGGCTTCTACCAGTTCGGAGAGGAGGAGGGCGACGAAGAGGAGGAGGGCGGCGCCGGGCGCGACTCCTACGAGGAGAACCCCGACTTCGAGGGCATCCCCGTGGCGGAGCTCGTGGACTCCCTGGCCAACTGGGTGCATCACACCCAGCACATCCTGCCCCAG GGTCGCTGCACCTGGGTGAATCCCAACCAGAAgacggaggaggaggaggaactgggggaggaagaggagaaggcaGATGAGCCGGAGGAGGTGGAACAGGAAATCGGACCCCCCCTCCTGACCCCGCTCTCCGAAGATGCAG AAATCATGCAGTTGGCTCCATGGACAGCCCGCCTCTCTTGCAACATCTGCCCTCAGTACTCTGTGGCAGTGATTAGATCCAATCTGTGGCCTGGGGCTTATGCTTATGCCATTGGCAG GAAGTTTGAGAACATCTATATTGGTTGGGGCCACAAATACAGCCA
- the RSPH6A gene encoding radial spoke head protein 6 homolog A isoform X2: MADDEDPNRSHPRSRRESEDKRGSIPRGSASNSGYPFARRGSLAVPLQYEEGEEEEEEEEEEVVEAEMEEEHRVPFMERLDTQDFQQLAGMAPSHLSMPEPFPGMDAAQYGLFGALEHQVGSMFQPQPVLSSSSFQLQEEGFHGPYARDDPRYMGSHVDPNYGPFDFELPEPDPRELMIQNAKAYLLKTSVKCDLSLYEHLVNLLTKILNERPEDPLAILESLNRTVQQEWFHKKLDTLRDDPEMQPTYEMAEKQKNLFLRGAGEGEQEMEEEVTDIPVPNVIEAAFYFEQAGVGMNSDETFRIFLSLKQLVEQQPIQTCRFWGKILGLYRNYLVAEVEFREGEEEEEEEETEEMVEGAAEGMEGRPEEEGEDEEEKEVDEPPKSTWKPPPVIPREDSRTGTNKFLYFVCNEPGQSWTKLPHVTPTQIVHARKIKKFFTGRLDTPIVSYPPFPGIEANYLRAQIARISAGTQISPLGFYQFGEEEGDEEEEGGAGRDSYEENPDFEGIPVAELVDSLANWVHHTQHILPQGRCTWVNPNQKTEEEEELGEEEEKADEPEEVEQEIGPPLLTPLSEDAEALFSIWPIVIFKAFVLGNHAVGSMDSPPLLQHLPSVLCGSD; this comes from the exons ATGGCGGACGATGAAGATCCCAACAGGTCCCACCCCCGCTCCCGAAGGGAGAGCGAAGACAAGCGTGGCAGCATTCCTCGGGGCTCAGCCAGCAATTCAGGCTACCCTTTCGCCCGCCGAGGCAGCCTGGCAGTCCCACTCCAATATGAGGAgggcgaggaggaggaggaggaggaggaggaggaagtggttGAGGCTGAGATGGAGGAAGAGCATCGGGTGCCCTTCATGGAGAGGCTGGACACCCAGGACTTCCAACAACTGGCCGGCATGGCCCCGAGCCACCTCAGCATGCCAGAGCCCTTCCCGGGGATGGATGCTGCCCAATATGGGCTCTTTGGGGCGCTGGAACACCAAGTGGGCTCCATGTTCCAGCCCCAGCCTGTGCTGTCCTCAAGCAGCTTCCAGCTCCAAGAGGAGGGCTTCCACGGCCCCTACGCCAGGGACGATCCCCGCTACATGGGCTCTCATGTGGACCCCAACTACGGGCCCTTCGACTTCGAGCTGCCGGAGCCCGACCCGCGGGAACTGATGATCCAGAACGCCAAGGCTTACCTGCTGAAGACCAGCGTCAAGTGTGACCTCAGCCT GTATGAACATCTGGTGAACTTGCTGACCAAGATCCTGAACGAGCGGCCAGAGGACCCCCTGGCCATCCTGGAGTCCCTGAACCGCACGGTCCAGCAGGAGTGGTTCCACAAGAAGCTGGACACCCTGAGGGACGACCCCGAGATGCAGCCCACCTACGAGATGGCCGAGAAGCAGAAGAACCTGTTCCTCCGAGGGGCTGGAGAGGGAGAGCAGGAGATGGAAGAAGAGGTG ACAGACATCCCGGTGCCCAACGTCATCGAGGCGGCCTTCTACTTCGAGCAGGCGGGCGTCGGGATGAACTCGGACGAGACGTTCCGCATCTTCCTGTCGCTCAAGCAGCTGGTGGAGCAGCAGCCCATCCAGACGTGCCGCTTCTGGGGCAAGATCCTGGGCCTCTACCGCAACTACCTGGTGGCCGAGGTGGAGTTCCGGGAgggcgaggaggaggaggaggaggaggagaccgAGGAGATGGTGGAGGGCGCCGCCGAGGGCATGGAGGGCCGCCCGGAGGAGGAGGGCGAGGacgaggaggagaaggaggtggACGAGCCACCCAAGTCCACGTGGAAGCCGCCGCCCGTGATCCCCCGCGAGGACAGCCGCACCGGGACCAACAAGTTCCTCTACTTCGTGTGCAACGAGCCGGGCCAGTCGTGGACCAAGCTGCCCCACGTGACGCCCACGCAGATCGTCCACGCCCGCAAGATCAAGAAGTTCTTCACCGGCCGCCTGGACACGCCCATCGTCAGCTACCCGCCCTTCCCCGGCATCGAGGCCAACTACCTGCGCGCGCAGATCGCCCGCATCTCGGCCGGCACGCAGATCAGCCCGCTCGGCTTCTACCAGTTCGGAGAGGAGGAGGGCGACGAAGAGGAGGAGGGCGGCGCCGGGCGCGACTCCTACGAGGAGAACCCCGACTTCGAGGGCATCCCCGTGGCGGAGCTCGTGGACTCCCTGGCCAACTGGGTGCATCACACCCAGCACATCCTGCCCCAG GGTCGCTGCACCTGGGTGAATCCCAACCAGAAgacggaggaggaggaggaactgggggaggaagaggagaaggcaGATGAGCCGGAGGAGGTGGAACAGGAAATCGGACCCCCCCTCCTGACCCCGCTCTCCGAAGATGCAG AAGCACTGTTTTCTATTTGGCCCATTGTAATTTTCAAGGCTTTCGTTCTTGG AAATCATGCAGTTGGCTCCATGGACAGCCCGCCTCTCTTGCAACATCTGCCCTCAGTACTCTGTGGCAGTGATTAG